The Acomys russatus chromosome 1, mAcoRus1.1, whole genome shotgun sequence genome has a window encoding:
- the Fam110c gene encoding protein FAM110C: MRALPTLDSLARMRPPLGDPKAAEVTHTAQPSSKSAVERLAADRAKYVRSTLGSSPAPEGKVPEAPGVKHGNPVPSALAPAPVARRAITRKPLRPDSLVIYRQKCELVRGPDADCSRVGLLRKFFQGSGKDKILVAPETTGAVSEDKPKETEAAWTKSGQAAAAGPASVSPPMKSLAVPLEVAPKVPVAHSGVELRVSRSKGLQRSQSDLSSRYSIAKAESDTFFKYCGLDPDVVEALGRENFSAGSDCVTLKVRSVSMAASDSSFSRHSEDGLQEEELIEQVPSTTSVVERNARIIKWLFTCKKAKETTSQKLQGPA; the protein is encoded by the coding sequence ATGCGCGCCCTGCCGACCCTCGATTCTCTTGCCAGAATGCGGCCACCTCTCGGGGACCCGAAGGCAGCCGAGGTCACTCACACCGCGCAGCCATCGAGCAAGAGCGCTGTGGAGAGACTGGCAGCGGACCGCGCCAAGTACGTTCGCAGCACGCTGGGCTCTAGCCCGGCTCCTGAGGGGAAGGTCCCTGAGGCCCCAGGGGTGAAGCACGGCAACCCGGTCCCTTCCGCTCTTGCCCCAGCTCCCGTAGCCCGCAGGGCTATCACCCGAAAGCCGCTGAGACCTGATTCATTGGTGATCTACCGGCAGAAATGCGAACTCGTCAGAGGGCCAGATGCAGATTGCTCCAGAGTGGGGCTACTAAGAAAGTTTTTTCAGGGGTCTGGCAAGGACAAAATACTAGTGGCCCCTGAGACGACGGGGGCAGTGAGTGAGGATAAACCTAAGGAAACAGAGGCTGCTTGGACTAAGTCGGGTCAGGCAGCAGCTGCTGGACCAGCCTCTGTGTCACCACCCATGAAGTCGCTAGCTGTGCCTTTAGAGGTGGCTCCCAAGGTTCCTGTCGCACACTCTGGCGTGGAGCTAAGGGTGTCGCGTAGCAAAGGACTGCAGCGCTCTCAGTCAGATCTCAGCTCCCGCTACTCCATAGCTAAGGCTGAGTCTGACACTTTCTTCAAGTACTGCGGCCTGGACCCTGACGTGGTGGAGGCTCTCGGGAGGGAGAACTTCTCTGCTGGATCCGACTGTGTTACACTCAAAGTGCGTAGCGTGAGCATGGCTGCTTCTGATAGTAGCTTCTCCAGGCACAGCGAGGACGGGTTACAAGAAGAGGAGCTCATCGAACAGGTGCCTAGCACCACCTCTGTAGTAGAAAGGAACGCCCGAATCATAAAGTGGCTGTTCACCTGCAAGAAGGCCAAAGAAACCACCAGTCAGAAGTTGCAAGGACCTGCCTGA